The sequence CTCGACGTCGAGGTCGCCTGCCACGGTGAGCACCGCGTTGGCGGGCGAGTAGTAGGTGTCGAAGAAGGCCGCGCAGTCGTCGAGCGATGCCTGTTCGAGGTCGGTGAAGTCGCCGTAGCCGTTGTGGGCGTTGGGGAACGTCGAGTACAGCACCGGGGGAAGAAGGATCCACGGGAACCCGCCGTAGGGCCGGTTCAGCACGTTGAGACGGATTTCCTCCTTCACCACGTCGATCTGGTTGGCCAGGTTCTCGCGCGTCAGCTTCGGTGCGCGCATCCGGTCTGCCTCGAGGAACAACGCGCGTTCGAGAGCAGCCGACGGCAACACCTCGAAGTAGTCCGTGTAGTCGGGGTGGGTCGAGCCGTTGAAGGTGCCCCCACTGCTCTGCACGTGGCGAAAGTGAGCGAGCTTCTCCAGGCTCTCGCTACCCTGGAACATCAGGTGCTCGAAGAGGTGGGCGAACCCCGTGCGCCCTTCCGGTTCAGAGCGGAAGCCCACGTCGTAGTGCACGCTCACCCCGACGACCGGCGCCGTCGGATCGGGCGCGAGCACAACCCGCAGGCCGTTGTCGAGGGTGAACTTGTGGAGTTCGGAGACGGCCATGACCACACCCTACGGGTAGCGTCGGCCACACCAGCAGCAGAGGAGCACTGAGTTCCCTGGGACAGCCACGCGAGCGAACCGTCCTCGTCACCGGGGCCACCGACGGCCTCGGAAGGCGTCTCGCGGCCGAGCTGACCCGTCGCGGCGCGAGGGTGATCGCCCACGGCCGCGACCCCGCCAAGCTGCGCGCGCTGCGCCGGGAAACGGGCGCCGAGGTCGTCCGCGCCGACTTCAGCGAGCTACGCCAGGTCGATCGTCTCGCCGCCGAGCTGCTCCAGCGCTACGACCGCCTCGGCGTGCTGGTGAACAACGCCGGTGTCGGGGTCGGGCGTGACCCGACGCGGCGCGAGGAGAGCGCCGACGGCTACGAGTTGCGGTTCGCCGTCAACTACCTCGCTCCGTATCACCTCACCCGCAGGCTCCTTCCGCTGCTGAAGGCTCCCGCTCGTATCGTCAACGTCGCGGCGGCGGGACAGCAGGAGTTCGGCTTCCTCGACCCGCAGCTACACCGCCACTACAGCGGCGCGTCCGCCTACATGCGCAGCAAGCTCGCGCTGGTCATGCACACGTTCGACCTCGCGGAGGAGTTGAGGGGCAGCGGCGTCACGGTCAACGC comes from Saccharomonospora xinjiangensis XJ-54 and encodes:
- a CDS encoding SDR family NAD(P)-dependent oxidoreductase, which produces MSSLGQPRERTVLVTGATDGLGRRLAAELTRRGARVIAHGRDPAKLRALRRETGAEVVRADFSELRQVDRLAAELLQRYDRLGVLVNNAGVGVGRDPTRREESADGYELRFAVNYLAPYHLTRRLLPLLKAPARIVNVAAAGQQEFGFLDPQLHRHYSGASAYMRSKLALVMHTFDLAEELRGSGVTVNALHPATFMDTTMVRESGRTPLSTLDEGVAATLRLILDEDLTEVTGRFFNGTHEADPHPQAHERRARERLRRLSDELVAEALSR